The following are from one region of the Schistocerca cancellata isolate TAMUIC-IGC-003103 chromosome 11, iqSchCanc2.1, whole genome shotgun sequence genome:
- the LOC126108991 gene encoding zinc finger protein 708-like, with the protein MDDDSSLSTTYECSMREKEFNVFSCNFCLQSFPSKYRLIMHVFMHIDGMQPPMYVCKWCGEVFQSNVNLKKHLRMGENRRLLTAGNHESGCSGEHSNSVLLGSEPEDSPTEHTEQSSHKESLKATETFLNDTFNARMTHDSVKSSGHRTLSSAGAHAFLLAAKRPHECNICGKSFAVRGNLNNHKLIHTAEKPYKCDTCGISFARSGYLKRHILLHTGERPHECTICGKSFARSCLLKRHSMVHTGERPHECTICGKSFARSCLLKRHSMLHTGERPHECSICGKFFATSHYLQKHSLIHTGKKHYKCNICGKSFSAFGKVKRHSLIHTGEKRYKCDICGKFFARSGYLKQHTFIHTGKRPHKCNICGQSFAWSICLKRHAFIHTGRKSYRCNICGKFFAISCYLQKHLLIHTGQKPHKCNTCGKSFAELGKLKRHALLHIRKKPQ; encoded by the coding sequence ATGGACGATGATAGCTCGCTTAGCACCACATATGAATGTAGTATGAGGGAAAAGGAATTCAATGTATTTAGTTGTAATTTCTGCCTACAGAGCTTTCCTTCAAAATACAGACTCATAATGCATGTGTTCATGCACATTGATGGCATGCAACCTCCTATGTATGTTTGCAAATGGTGTGGTGAGGTATTTCAGAGTAATGTTAACTTGAAAAAACATTTGAGAATGGGTGAGAATCGTCGATTACTAACTGCTGGCAATCATGAGAGTGGCTGTAGTGGTGAACACTCAAACAGTGTCCTCTTAGGTAGTGAACCAGAAGATTCTCCCACAGAACACACTGAGCAATCTTCACATAAGGAATCTTTGAAGGCTACAGAAACGTTCTTAAATGACACATTTAACGCCCGCATGACACATGATTCGGTGAAATCGAGTGGTCATAGAACTTTATCTTCAGCTGGTGCCCACGCTTTCCTACTTGCCGCAAAGAGACCCCATGAATGTAATATTTGTGGCAAATCGTTTGCTGTGCGAGGTAATCTCAACAATCACAAATTAATTCACACAGCAGAGAAACCTTACAAATGTGATACTTGCGGCATTTCTTTTGCTAGGTCAGGTTACCTCAAGCGACATATTTTGTTACACACTGGGGAGAGACCCCATGAATGTACAATTTGTGGCAAATCATTTGCTAGGTCATGTCTTCTCAAGCGACACAGTATGGTACACACTGGGGAGAGACCCCATGAATGTACAATTTGTGGCAAATCATTTGCTAGGTCATGTCTTCTCAAGCGACACAGTATGTTACACACTGGGGAGAGACCCCATGAATGTTCTATTTGTGGCAAATTTTTTGCTACTTCACATTATCTCCAGAAACATTCactaattcacactggaaagaaacattACAAATGTAATATTTGTGGCAAATCGTTTTCTGCGTTCGGTAAGGTCAAGAGACATTCATTAATTCACACTGGAGAGAAAAGATACAAATGCGATATTTGTGGCAAGTTTTTTGCTAGGTCAGGTTATCTTAAGCAACATACATTCATACACACTGGGAAGAGACCTCACAAATGTAATATTTGTGGCCAATCTTTTGCTTGGTCAATTTGTCTCAAGAGACATGCATTTATTCACACTGGAAGGAAATCTTACAGGTGTAATATTTGTGGCAAATTTTTTGCTATTTCAtgttatctccagaaacatttatTGATTCACACAGgacagaaacctcacaaatgtaatACTTGTGGCAAATCTTTTGCTGAGTTGGGAAAGCTCAAGAGACATGCGTTACTTCACATCAGAAAGAAGCCACAATGA